CAGCAGCGCACCCGTCTTCCGCTGCGCAGCCGCCAGCGCGTACAGGATCCCCTCGTGCAGGTCGGGCGCGAACGGCGTCAGGAAGAGCTTCCGGAACGCGCAACGCACGGTCAGCCCGTACGTGGCCGCCGCGTGGATCGACGGCGGGCTCACGGTCTTCCCCTCTCGGCGCTGGCGGGCACGCCGGCGGACTACGCAAGCCCCGATCCGGATCACCTCGCATGTGATCTCGCGGACTTGCGAGCCCCGATCGGCGGAGGTGGCGGGTCGAGAGGTGGCGGACGCCGGCGCGGAGGGGGGTCCAAACCGTCATCCTGCATAGATGTGACTTGCATCGAAGCCTAAGATGCGCCATGCATCTATCCGGAGGGGCGATGCTGGATGTGAGCGAGCTGCGGGCGCGGACCGAGTCGGGAGAGCGGTTCGAGTACCTGTTCTTCTGGGGGCACCGCTCGGAGGGACGGGTCACGTCGACGTGCCTCAGTCAGTGGTATCCCGCGGGCTTCGTGGTCGACGGGGTGAGGTACGCGACGGCGGAGCACTGGATGATGGCGGGCAAGGCGCGGCTCTTCGGCGACGCAGAGCACCTGTCGAAGATCCTGGAGGCGCCGGACCCGGGGGCGGCGAAGAAGCTGGGCCGGCGGGTGCGTGGGTTCGAAGAGGCGCGCTGGCGAGAGGCGCGGGTGGGGCTGGTGACGGAAGGCAACGTGCACAAGTTCGGACAGAACGAGGCGCTGGGGCGCTTCCTGGCGGACACGGGCGAGCGCGTGCTGGTGGAGGCGAGCCCGCTGGATCGCGTCTGGGGCATCGGGCTGTCGGTGAAGAACCCCGCGCACCTCGATCCGGCGCAGTGGCGAGGAGAGAACCTGCTCGGGTTCGCGCTCATGGAGGCGCGGGAGACGTTGAGGGCGCGATGAACAGGCGAGACCGGAAAGCGCAGGCGGAGGAGACGGTGCGCGCGCTGGGAGACGGGCGCTACGTCACGGCCTCGGGGGCGAACGTGGAGATCCGTCACGCGCTCGACGAGGCCGTGAGGGGGACGCGGCTCTACACGCCCGACGCGCCGCCGCCGCCCGCGTCGCCGGGGACGCTTCGCACGCAGGTCGAGGTCGCCAACGAGACCACGCTCGCCGGCGCGCGCGCGCTCCTCGACGCGGGAGAGAACCCGGCGGCGCTCAACTTCGCGTCGGCCAAGAACCCGGGCGGCGGCTTCCTCGGCGGCTCGGAGGCGCAGGAGGAGAGCCTGGCCCGCGCTTCCGGCCTCTACGCCTGCCTTCGCGGCTCGCCGTACTACGACTTCCACCGCGCGCAGCGGGATCCCGTCTACAGCGATCACCTGATCGTGTCGCCCTCCCTGCCGGTGATCCGGGACGACGAGGGCGCGCTCCTCGAGGCGCCGTGGCCGTGCACGTTCGTCACGTCGCCCGCCGTCAACCGCGGCGCGCTGAAGCGGCCGGTCGACGTCGCACCCATCATGCGCCGCCGCCTCGCGAAGGTGCTCGACGCGTTCGCGGCGCACGGCTGCGTCGCGATCGTGCTCGGGGCCTGGGGCTGCGGCGTGTTCCGCAACGATCCGGTGGAGGTCGCGCACCTCTTCGCGGAGGCGCTCCGCACGACGCACCGCGGCGTCTTCTCCCGCGTGCGCTTCAGCGTGCTCGACCGCGGCGACCGCGGCACGTACCGGGCGTTCGCGCGCGCGCTCTGAGAGCGACAGGGGTGCGATCAGCGGCGGACGCCCAGGGCCTCGGCGAGCTCTGCTCCCGAGAGGCCGGGCGAGCCTTCGCCGGCCTCCTCCGCCGCGTGCACGAGCGCGACGATCCGGCGGTTGATGGGCGCGTCGAGCCCCACGCGCTCGGCGACGCGCACGATCTCGCCGTTGAGGTACTCGACCTCGGTCTCGCGGCCGCGGCGCAGGTCTTCCCACATCGATGAGCGAGCCTCGGCGTCGACCTTCACCTGCGCGCGGGTCACGAGGCGCACGATCGGGGTGGGCAGACGCAGGATCTTGGGCATGAGCCACACGGGGACGCCGCGCAGCGAGGGCGGCCGGACGCCGTCGGCGCGCAGGACCCCGACGGCCTCTTCGATGATGGCGGCGACGACGAGCCGCAGCTCCCGCTCCTGAAGCATCCGCTGGGTGGGCGCGTCGGTGAGCGCGCTGACCGCGTTGTTCAGGTTCACGAGCAGCTTGGTCCACTGCGCGGGCGCGATGTCGTCCACGACCTTCGTCTCGAGCGCCCGCGCCAGCAGCGCGAAGAGCGCCTCGGCGCGCGGCTCCCGCGACAGGACCAGGGGGCCGCTGAAGCCGCGGTGGAAGACGCCCTCGCCCCGCGAGACGACGTTGAAGTCGACGATGGTGGGGACGACGGTGCGCGAGCCGAGATGCGCGCGGAGCGTGGTCGTGTTCCGCACGCCATTTTGCAGGCTTAGGATCAGGCAATCGGGGGTCAGGACCGCGTCGAGGGCGCGCGCCGCGGCTTCGGTCTGGGCGCTCTTCACGCACACGAGCACGGCCTGGCAGGCGGCCAGCGCGGTGACGTCGGTCTCGTAGCGCACAGCCTCGGGTGCGTGTCGATCGCGCCGCTCGAAGTCGCTCGCCGTCAGCCCGTGCGTCGCGATCTCGGCCTTCAAACGCGCGCGCCCGACGAAGGTCACGTCGGCGCCCGCGCTCAGGAGCCGCGCCCCGACGAAGCAGCCGACCGAGCCCGCGCCGTAGATCCCCACCCTCACCGGTACGCCTCGGCCTGGGTCTCGAAGAGCGCCGCGTAGAGGCCCTCCTCCGCCACGAGCGCGTCGTGCGTGCCCCGCTCCGCCACGCGCCCCTCGTCGAGCACGAGGATCTGATCGGCGATGCGCGCGGTGGCGAGGCGGTGGCTGACGATGAGCCCCATGCGCCCGTCGAGGATGTCCGAGAGCCGCTCGTCGATCTCCGCCTGTCGCTTCGGGTCCGCGGCCGACGTCGGCTCGTCGAAGATCAGCAGATCGTTGCCGGTGGGCATCAGCGCGCGCGCGAAGGCGAGCCGCTGCCACTGTCCGCCGCTCAGCTCCGTCGCGCCCCGGAACGCCTTGCCGAGGCGCGTGTGATAGCCCTCGGGAAGCCGCTCGATCAGCGCGGCGGCGAGGCCCTGATCGGCCGCGCGTCGCCAGCCGTCTTCGTCCTCGAAGCGAGTGGGGTCGCCGGCGCCGATGTTCTCGCCCGCCTTCAGCTTGTAGCGGTTGAAGTCCTGGAAGAGCACCGAGATCCGCGCGCGCAGCCCGGCCACGCTCCACTCTCTCAGGTCGAGGCCGTCGAGGAGGATGCGTCCCTCCTGCGCCACGTAGCGGCGCGTGAGCAGCTTGACGAGCGTGGTCTTGCCGCTCCCGTTGTGCCCGACCACGGCGAGGGTCTGGCCCGGCTGCAGATGAAAGGACACGTCCGACAGCGCGGGCTGCGGCGCGCCGGGGTAGGTCCAGCTCAGGCCCTCGACCCGCAGTCCGTCGCTCGGGTTCGGCCCCTCGGTCGCGGACCCGGCGAGCTCCGGCACGGCGTGCTCGAGGTACGCGTCGAGGTTCTCGAGGTAGAGCGCGTCCTCGTAGATGCCGCCGAGCGCGGCGAGCGCGCTGGTCACCGCGGTCTGCCCCTGGCGGAACACGACGAGGTACATCGTCATCTGGCCGAGCGTCAGGTTGCCTTCCACCGTGTCCCAGACGATCCACAGGTAGGCGCCGAAGAACGCGGCGGTGCCGAGCAGCCCGAGGACGAGGCCCCACGCGTGCCGCTTGACCGCGATCTTGCGGTCCTCGCCGTAATAGGTCTGGAAGAGGGCGTCGTAGCGTCCGAGGAGGAGCTCGCCGAGGCCGAAGAAGCCGACCTCCTTCGCGAACTCCTCGCGCGTCAGCACGGTCTCGATGTAGTGGCGCTCGCGGTTCTCGGGCGAGTGCTGCTTGAAGAACCGGAAGGTCTGCTCGCTGAAGCGTGCCTCGGCGAGGAAGGACGGGATGCCGGCGAGCACCAGCACGAGCACCGCCCACCAGCTGAGCTGCGCGAGGAGCGCGAAGTAGCCGACGAGGCTGATGGCGTAGCGCGCGAGGGTGAAGGCGCGGGTGATCAGGCTGAGCGGCCGCACGGTCGCCTCGCGCCTCGCCTCCTCCATGCGGTCGTGGAGCGACGGGTCCTCGAAGTCGCTCAGCCGCAGGGTGATCGCCTTCTCGAGGATGAGGTGGGTGACGGTGTGGGCGAGCTTCGCCTTGAGGAGCTGCTGGCAGAAGGTCAGCCCGCGGCCCGCCGCGACGACCGCGCCGACGAGGAGCGCCTCGGCGCCGATCGCCCACATGGCCGTGTCGCGCGCGCCGGCGACGCCGTCCATCGCCGCGACGGTCTGGTCGACGACGATGCGCGCGACGTACGCCGCGATGGCCGGCGCGACACCCGCGACGACGGTGCTGAGCACGAGCAGGACGGTCAGCCCGCGGCTCGTGGACCAGGCCAGCTGCAAGGCGCGCAGGGAGTATCGGAGAGCGCTGGCCGCTTTCCGCGGCACGGGCAGCGCCCGAGCGTCGTCGTCGTTCATATCGTGAGCGCGGGGATGCTACCCGAAAGACGAGCCGTGGGCTGGCCGTCGCTCAGCGGGGCGGCGGTGAGCCCCAGTCGGGCTCGAGCGGGCCGTCGATGGCGGAGGCGGGCGGCGGGCGCGGCGGCGGCGTGACGACCGGAGCCGGAGCACGGCGGACCGGCGCGCGACGCGGGGGGCGGGGTCTGCGGACCGCGGGCGCCTCGACGGGAGCGGGCTCGACCACCGGCGTCTCCACTCCGACGGGCGCCGGCTCCGGCGCGGGCTCGACCTCGACCGCGACCTCGGCGGGCGACGGCGTCCCCTCGGCGGGCGTCCGCTCCGTGGGCGCCGGCGGGCTCGGCTGGCGGTGGTCCGGCGTCGCGGCAGACGGCGTCGTCGGCGCGGCGGCCAGGTGCCAGACCCACAGCCCGACGAGGACGAGCAGCCCGCCGCTCATGCCCACCGCAAGCCCCAGCAGCCAACCGCGCGCCCTGCGGCGCGGCGGGACACGGGCGGGCTCGGTGACCGGCGGTTCGACCGGCGCGCTGGCCTGCGCGTGGGGCCGGGTCACGCCTCCGCGAGGGAGCGTCGCCGGGCGCTCGGGCGCGCGCGTCTCGGGGAAGCGTCGCGCCGGCGGCGGGGCCGGCTCGGGGGCGTCGCCCAGCTTGCCGAGCCCGCGCTGGGTCCCGCCGGGCAGCGCGGCCATCGTCGCTCGCGAGCCCAGCTCCTCGCGCGCGAGGTCCTCGCGCGCGATGGCGGGCATCGTCTCCGACGACTCCACCGCGCGCCGATCGCGCGCGGAGCCGGTGTGCATGCCCCCGGCGACCCCGGTCTGAACGCCCTCGGACGGACGCTGCGTCTCGGCGTCCGTGGAGATCGCCTCCCCGCTCGAGGGCTCGGACAGACCGCGGGCGGCCGCGCGCAGCGCCTCGGCCATCTCCTGCGCCGTCGCGAAGCGGTCGGCGGGGTCCTTCTCCATCGCGCGCTCGACCAGCGCGACCAGCTCCGCCGCGATCCCCGGCCTCCGCTCGCGGATGGAGGGCGCCTGCTCGAGCAAGATCATGCCGCGCAGGGCCACCGGGGTGGCGGCCGCGAAGGGCAGCTGTCCGGTGAGGCACTCGTAGAGCGAGACGCCCACCGCGTAGAGGTCGCAGCGCGCGTCCACGGGGGCGCCGCGGACCCGCTCGGGCGACATGTACGCCGGTGTGCCGATCGCGATGCCGGTCGCCGTCAGCTTCTTCGCCGCCGCCTCCTCCAGGAGGTACGCGAGCCCGAAGTCGAGCAGCTTCACGAGCTCCGAACCGTCGGCGAGCGCCGTCAAGAAAACGTTCGAGGGTTTGATGTCTCGGTGCACCACGCCCTGGTCGTGCGCGGAGGCGAGCGCGTCGAGCAGCTGCAGGTGGATCTTCACCGCGCGGGCCGGGTCGAGCCGGCCGACGCGCGAGACCCGCTCCTCCAGCGTCTCTCCCGTCAGCTGCTCCATCACCAGGAACGCGCCATCGTCCGCCTGCCCGAAGTCGAGCACCCGCACGATGTTGGGGTGGCCGAGCTTGGCCGCGCTGAGCGCCTCGCGCTCGAGCCGCGCGATGGCGTCGTCGGCGGCGTCGCGGTGAGGGTGGATGAGCTTGAGCGCGACGGGCCTCGAGAGCCGATGATCGAGCGCGTCGTACACCACGCCCATGCCGCCCGCGCCGATCTCTTGCCGCAGCTCGTACCGACCCGCGATCAGACGCGCCTCCCCGCTGGTCTCGGCCTCCGCCACGCGCGGAGGGTAGCAGCGTCACTGCGCGCGGGCAGCCGCCCATGGACAGGGCGCAGCGAGTGCGTACATGCCGCGCCATGCCGACGAAACACGCATGGTGGACGCTCGCGCTGCTCGCGCTCGCGTGCGGAGGGCCCCAGGATCCCGCGACGGAAGATCTGACCGCGGAGGAGCACGAGGCGGAGGCGGCGCGCGAGGAAGCGGCCGCGTCCGAGCACGAGGATCGCTACGATCCCGACGCCCGGCTGACCACGGGCGGGCAGCAGCCCGGCACCGATCTCTACTACGGGACCGACCACTACAACCCGACGGAAGTGCACTTGCACGCGGCGGTCGAGCACCGCGATCACGCGGACGCGCACCGGGCGCGCGCGGAGCAGCTGCGCAGCTTCGCGGAGGCGGAGTGCGCGGAGTTCCCGCCGGAGACGCGCGCGTCTTGTCCGCTCTTGCTCGGGCTCGAGGAGGTCGAGGACATCGACGGCGGCATCCGCATGACCTTCGCGTCCGAGCAGGATCTGGCCCCCGTCGTCGACCACATCCGCTGCCACATCGCGTTCGCGGCCGCGCAGGGGAGCGAGGGCATGGACCATTGCGCGCTCTATGTACACGGCGCGGCCGTGACGGTGCGCGCCAACGTGGTGGACCTCACGACCGACCAACCGGCGTACGTGGCGGAGCTCCGCCGCCGCGTCCGCGTGCAGGCGCCCTGACGCTCACTGCGCGTCGGTGGGGCCGCCGTCGGTCCGGCCGATCGAGATCGCGCGCAGGATGGGGAACAGGCGCCGGACGTGCGGCCCGTTCTCCAACGCGCGCCGCGCGAGTCGACCCGACGCCGCCTGCAGGAGCGCCGCCTGATCGCGGTCCGCCGGCGGCAGGTTCTCCACGTCGGCGGCGCGGCGCTCCTCGAGCAGGCCGAGCAGGGTGTTCCAGGCGAGCGCCGCAGCGAGCGCGTCCCGATCGGGGTCGTGCTGCTCCCAGCTGACCGCCCGTCGGATCAGGAGCGCGACGCTGCTGCTCTGCTCGTGGAGCGGGCGATCCTCGACGTCGGCGAGCACCGAGATCACCTGGGCCACGTCACGATCCACCTGGGTGAACGTGGGCGGGGGGCTCGGCAGTCGGCCGCGGGCGGCGAGGATCTGTCGCATCGGCACCGCGATCGCGAGCCCCTCGACGCCGCGATCCATGCGACCGCGCGCCGAGAGGATGCCCACCAGGTGTCCCTCCGCGTCGATCACCGGGCCGCCCGAGTGGCCGGGGTTCACGGTCATCGTCAGGTGCAGGTCCCCGTTGCGCGTCACGCGGCTGACCTCGCCGCTCGCCGCGGCGGGGATCGTCTCTCGCAGATCGAGCGGGTAGCCGCTGACGCTCACGCGCTCGGACAGCGTCAGGCGCCGCTCCTCGAGCCCGGTCACGACCTCCTCGAGCGGCGAGTCCAGCGTGAGGAAGGCGATGTCCCGATCGGGGTCGACGTAGAGCGGCCGCGCGGCGATGGGCTCGTTGCTGTTGGGCGCGAAGACCACCCACGCGTTGGCGGACCACACGACGTGTCGCGCGGTGAGCACGAGCCGCGGGCCGATCACGACGCCCGAGCCGTGGCTGCTCAGCGGGTTGGCGGCCACGCGCGTGACGTGCGTCGTGCGCCCTTCGCCCCGCGAGACGTCGAGGCCGCGGAGCGAGAGGATGCGGACCGTCGCGCGGTCGATGGGGCGGAGGTTGACCGCGGGCTCGGCGTCTTGCGCGAGGGCTGGCCCCGCGGGGAAGGCCGCCACGATCGCGAGAGAGAGAGCCGGGAGGGACAGGGTAGATAGCCAGCGCATCAGTGAATCCGGAAAGAGTCGAAGAACTGTCCTGCGCGCGAGGCGTGCTCGCTCGCGCCGCGCCGATGAGCCTCGTCGACGATGTAGACGCGCCCGGCCGTGACGTAGATGCGGGCCTCACCCTCACCCGTCTCGCTTCGCCGCTCGTAGATGTGGCCCGGGAAGCCCGACGCGCTGGTCGGCCCGGCGCTGTCCCCCAGCGACAGCTGGGCGCGGAGGGTCTGCACGACGCCCTCCGGGGGTGGGCCGTCGAAGGCGATCACCCGGATGCGGTAGCGGGCGTCCCCGCCCCGGCTCTCGTAGGTCCAGCTGTCGCGGTCGCGCCCGTCGACCTCCACCTCCGCCGACGAGCGGTGGGTGAGCGCCGGCATGCGGACCGAGAAGTCGGCCTCCGGCATGTAGATCGCCTCGAGCTCGCCCGGCTGGCCGAAGGGCAAGAGCGCATCCGAGCGCTGGAGCTCGACCGAGGCCATGAAGCGCTCGGCGATCTGCAGGGCGTGCTGCTGGTTGGGGACCACCGCGAGCGCGACGTAGACGCGGTGCGTCCCGACGAACTGGCGCAGCGCCACGAACGCCCCGTTCGAGGACACGCCGAGATCCTCGCGTCCGTAGAAGCCGGGGATGTCGAGGCGGGTGGAGCGCCGCCGACCGAGCTCCTGCGTCTCGAACAGCTCGTCCGCAACCTCCTCGGCCGAGATGAGCGGGTCTCCGACGAGCCCTCCCTCCCACTCGGTCACGATCAGCGCGAAGCTGCCCATGCGGGTCTGGCTGCGCAGCATGGTCGAGTGGAACCGCGCGCCGTCGTCGTCGCGCCCGGTGCGGGTCGACGTCGCCGCGCCCCCGGGCATCTGCAGCGTCACGCCGGTCCGCGGCGGCCGGACCACCACCCAGCCGGCCATCGCGGCACCACCGGGCGCCGCCGCGCCGTACTGGGGCTGCGCATAGCCGGTGTTCGGGTAGTTGCGCCTCACGCGTCGGGCGCACGCGGGCAGCAGCAGGAGGATGAGGCTCGAGACGACGATCCAGCGCACGGCGATAGTCTTGCGCGCTCGATGCGCGCTGTCGACGTGCGATCGGAGCCGCGCTCAGCGGAAGAGGAGCCCGGTGTCGCTGCGAACCGTTCGGCCAGCGGCCGTGGTGATGGTGAACCCCTCGGCGTTCGCCGACAGTCGACCGCGGGGCGTGGGGCTGGGGGCGCTCCACGCGTCGCGGGATCCGTGGCCGACCCGCGCGACGGTCAGACCGCTCTCGGGGTCTCGGCCCGTGGCCACGACGGCTCCGTCGTGCACGGCGATCTGCAGATCGCCGCCCATCGTCAGCGGCGGCAGCGCGGCGCAACCCGCCCGGTCACAGCGGGCGAGCGTGAAGCGGTCTTCGTCGGGCCACGCGAGCACGACCGCGGTCGCGTCGCAGGCCACCCGCACGCCCGCGCGCGGCGGGGTCGGCCGGATGGGCCGCGCGGGCGCGAGGTACACGCCGTGCTCGGCGCCGACGATCCAGTGCGCGTCCCCGCAGACGGCGAGCTGCGTGGCGCCCTCGACCTCGTGGGGCACGGTGACGTCCTCGAGGTGGATGACGCCGTCGTCGAGCCAGGCGATGCGTGGCTCCAGGACCCGTGGTTGCGCCAGCCGGGCGTCGACGAAGCGCGGGTGACGCGCCGCCGGCGTGGGCGGCGTCAGCGCGGTCGGCGGACCGTCCGGGGTCTCGAGCGCGAACGGCCCGCCGGTCGCGCCCGTGATCCGTCGGTCCCCGAGCTCGTCGAAGAGGACCGCGTCGCCCGCTCTGGCCTCGAGGAACGGCCGGCGCGGTGGCTCGAACGGGACGTCGAGGCTCTCCACGATCAGCGCGATCGGGAGCGGCTCGGGCGGCGGCACGTCATAGCTGGCCCCCGGCGGCATGGTCTCGTCGAGCACGGCGATCGGCGCGGCCAGCGCGCGCAGCGCCTCGGCCGCGGCGGAGGGGGCCATCTCGGGCGTCACGCGCGGCGCGAGGACCTCGAGCGTGGCGAGGGCGTCCGCGTCGCCGCGCCCGCGCACGCTCGCGAGCAGGCCGACGCAGCGCTCTGGCCAAGGCGTCCCCTCCGGCGGTCGCAGGCGGCTCTCGAGGAGCTGCGCCCAGAGCTTCACGACCAGCTCGCTCTCCGGCTCGCCTCGACCGACCGGCGTCCCCACGAAGCAGCTGCGGGCCACGTCCCACTGCTCGCCCGCCCAGCGGTGGGCGCTCTCTTCGCCCTCGCGATCGCTGCGCCAGGTCGACCAGACGACGAGGCCCAGGACCCCGGCGACGGTGACGACCGCGGCCAGCCCGCGCTGCCGCGCTTTCATCGGCGCGCTCTCATCGTGCGTGCGCTCTTCATCCGACGGCGGCGCGGAAGGCCCGCGCGAGCGCGATCGCGCTGCCGAAGCGCCGCGTCGGCTGCCGGCTCATCGCCTGCGAGACGACCAGCGGCACGTCGGGCGGGAGCGCGGGGGCCAGCTCCGCGAGGGGCGGGTGGTCGCCCATCACGATGTCCATCATCAGCTTGCCGGGGACCTTGCCCTCGAACGGCACGCGGCCCGAGAGGCACTGGTAGAGGATCACGCCGAGCGCGTAGGTGTCGATGCGCGCGTCCGGCTCGCCTTTGCCCGTCAGGAGCTCTGGCGCCATGTAGGCAGGCGTCCCGATGAGCTCGCCCGTGCGCGTCAGGCGCTCGAGGCCGAGCACCTTGCTCAGCCCGAAGTCGAGGAGCTTGACCGGGGAGGCGGCCTCCGCCGCGTCGCGGAGGAGGAACACGTTGGCCGGCTTGAGGTCTCCGTGGATCACCCCGTGCTCGTGGGCCGCGGCGAGGCCCTCGGCCATGCCGTGGACGATGGGGAGGAGCGCGTGAGGGGACATCGCGCCGCTGGCCTCGAGCCGCTCGTAGAGGGTCTCTCCGTCGAGCAGCTCCATCACGGAGAAGAGCAGCTCGTCGTCGCTCGCCCCGACGTCGAGGAGGCGCACGATGCTCGGGTGGTCGAGCGCGAGCAGGACCGAGGACTCCCGACGGAACCGCCGGCGCACGTCGCGCTCGCTCGTCAGCTCCGGGTGGAGGAGCTTGAGCGCCACCTGCCGCCCCGCCTCTTCGTCTTCGGCCTCGAACACCGCGCCCATGCCGCCCGCCGCGATCAGCCGGGTCAGGCGGTAGCGGCCCCCCATCACCGTGCCGGCGGGCGGCAGGCTCTGGCGCGACGGATCGGCTTCGGCGCCCATGCCAGGCGCATCGTTTCGCGCGCGCAACCACCGCGTCAAGCTGGCTGCGATATCCTCGGCCCCGCATGGTCTACCGCCAGCACGCCTTCGAGATGCCCGACGCGGACTCGGGCGAGCCCGATCGGAGCCTCGCGCGGCTCGTGGTGTCGGGGGCGCACGGCGCAAACGGCGCGCACGGCGCCCCGGGTGGGAGCGGCGTCGGCGCCGGGGCGGATGGGCACCCCGGCGGCGACGCGGGCCAGGCCCGGATCGGGCAGAGCGCCGGCGCGATCCGCGTTCGGCTCGCTCCGGAGGCGCACGAAGGAGATCGCGCGCTCCGGCTCGACGCGTGGCTGCGCGGGCCCGACGGCGCGTCGCACGAGCGGACCGAGGAGATCGCCTTCGACGAAGGGGGCTTCA
This region of Sandaracinaceae bacterium genomic DNA includes:
- a CDS encoding TIGR02452 family protein: MNRRDRKAQAEETVRALGDGRYVTASGANVEIRHALDEAVRGTRLYTPDAPPPPASPGTLRTQVEVANETTLAGARALLDAGENPAALNFASAKNPGGGFLGGSEAQEESLARASGLYACLRGSPYYDFHRAQRDPVYSDHLIVSPSLPVIRDDEGALLEAPWPCTFVTSPAVNRGALKRPVDVAPIMRRRLAKVLDAFAAHGCVAIVLGAWGCGVFRNDPVEVAHLFAEALRTTHRGVFSRVRFSVLDRGDRGTYRAFARAL
- a CDS encoding 2-dehydropantoate 2-reductase codes for the protein MRVGIYGAGSVGCFVGARLLSAGADVTFVGRARLKAEIATHGLTASDFERRDRHAPEAVRYETDVTALAACQAVLVCVKSAQTEAAARALDAVLTPDCLILSLQNGVRNTTTLRAHLGSRTVVPTIVDFNVVSRGEGVFHRGFSGPLVLSREPRAEALFALLARALETKVVDDIAPAQWTKLLVNLNNAVSALTDAPTQRMLQERELRLVVAAIIEEAVGVLRADGVRPPSLRGVPVWLMPKILRLPTPIVRLVTRAQVKVDAEARSSMWEDLRRGRETEVEYLNGEIVRVAERVGLDAPINRRIVALVHAAEEAGEGSPGLSGAELAEALGVRR
- a CDS encoding NADAR family protein translates to MLDVSELRARTESGERFEYLFFWGHRSEGRVTSTCLSQWYPAGFVVDGVRYATAEHWMMAGKARLFGDAEHLSKILEAPDPGAAKKLGRRVRGFEEARWREARVGLVTEGNVHKFGQNEALGRFLADTGERVLVEASPLDRVWGIGLSVKNPAHLDPAQWRGENLLGFALMEARETLRAR
- a CDS encoding serine protease, encoding MRWLSTLSLPALSLAIVAAFPAGPALAQDAEPAVNLRPIDRATVRILSLRGLDVSRGEGRTTHVTRVAANPLSSHGSGVVIGPRLVLTARHVVWSANAWVVFAPNSNEPIAARPLYVDPDRDIAFLTLDSPLEEVVTGLEERRLTLSERVSVSGYPLDLRETIPAAASGEVSRVTRNGDLHLTMTVNPGHSGGPVIDAEGHLVGILSARGRMDRGVEGLAIAVPMRQILAARGRLPSPPPTFTQVDRDVAQVISVLADVEDRPLHEQSSSVALLIRRAVSWEQHDPDRDALAAALAWNTLLGLLEERRAADVENLPPADRDQAALLQAASGRLARRALENGPHVRRLFPILRAISIGRTDGGPTDAQ
- a CDS encoding serine/threonine-protein kinase, yielding MGAEADPSRQSLPPAGTVMGGRYRLTRLIAAGGMGAVFEAEDEEAGRQVALKLLHPELTSERDVRRRFRRESSVLLALDHPSIVRLLDVGASDDELLFSVMELLDGETLYERLEASGAMSPHALLPIVHGMAEGLAAAHEHGVIHGDLKPANVFLLRDAAEAASPVKLLDFGLSKVLGLERLTRTGELIGTPAYMAPELLTGKGEPDARIDTYALGVILYQCLSGRVPFEGKVPGKLMMDIVMGDHPPLAELAPALPPDVPLVVSQAMSRQPTRRFGSAIALARAFRAAVG
- a CDS encoding ABC transporter ATP-binding protein, with the protein product MQLAWSTSRGLTVLLVLSTVVAGVAPAIAAYVARIVVDQTVAAMDGVAGARDTAMWAIGAEALLVGAVVAAGRGLTFCQQLLKAKLAHTVTHLILEKAITLRLSDFEDPSLHDRMEEARREATVRPLSLITRAFTLARYAISLVGYFALLAQLSWWAVLVLVLAGIPSFLAEARFSEQTFRFFKQHSPENRERHYIETVLTREEFAKEVGFFGLGELLLGRYDALFQTYYGEDRKIAVKRHAWGLVLGLLGTAAFFGAYLWIVWDTVEGNLTLGQMTMYLVVFRQGQTAVTSALAALGGIYEDALYLENLDAYLEHAVPELAGSATEGPNPSDGLRVEGLSWTYPGAPQPALSDVSFHLQPGQTLAVVGHNGSGKTTLVKLLTRRYVAQEGRILLDGLDLREWSVAGLRARISVLFQDFNRYKLKAGENIGAGDPTRFEDEDGWRRAADQGLAAALIERLPEGYHTRLGKAFRGATELSGGQWQRLAFARALMPTGNDLLIFDEPTSAADPKRQAEIDERLSDILDGRMGLIVSHRLATARIADQILVLDEGRVAERGTHDALVAEEGLYAALFETQAEAYR
- a CDS encoding protein kinase; protein product: MAEAETSGEARLIAGRYELRQEIGAGGMGVVYDALDHRLSRPVALKLIHPHRDAADDAIARLEREALSAAKLGHPNIVRVLDFGQADDGAFLVMEQLTGETLEERVSRVGRLDPARAVKIHLQLLDALASAHDQGVVHRDIKPSNVFLTALADGSELVKLLDFGLAYLLEEAAAKKLTATGIAIGTPAYMSPERVRGAPVDARCDLYAVGVSLYECLTGQLPFAAATPVALRGMILLEQAPSIRERRPGIAAELVALVERAMEKDPADRFATAQEMAEALRAAARGLSEPSSGEAISTDAETQRPSEGVQTGVAGGMHTGSARDRRAVESSETMPAIAREDLAREELGSRATMAALPGGTQRGLGKLGDAPEPAPPPARRFPETRAPERPATLPRGGVTRPHAQASAPVEPPVTEPARVPPRRRARGWLLGLAVGMSGGLLVLVGLWVWHLAAAPTTPSAATPDHRQPSPPAPTERTPAEGTPSPAEVAVEVEPAPEPAPVGVETPVVEPAPVEAPAVRRPRPPRRAPVRRAPAPVVTPPPRPPPASAIDGPLEPDWGSPPPR